A single window of Huiozyma naganishii CBS 8797 chromosome 10, complete genome DNA harbors:
- the RPL5 gene encoding 60S ribosomal protein uL18 (similar to Saccharomyces cerevisiae RPL5 (YPL131W); ancestral locus Anc_8.639) gives MFKDVKTSAYSSRFQTPFRRRREGKTDYYQRKRLVAQHKAKYSSPKYRLVVRFTNKDIICQIVSSTITGDIVLVAAYSHELPRYGITHGLTNWSAAYATGLLIARRALQKLGLDETYKGVEEVEGEYQLTEAVEDGPRPFKVFLDIGLQRTTTGARVFGALKGASDGGLYIPHSENRFPGWDFEAEELDADMLRNYIFGGHVAEYMEELADDDEERFGELFKGYLADDIDADALEDIYSSAHEAIRADPSFKPTEKKFTKEQYAAESKKFKQYKLTKEERDARVAAKIAALAGQQ, from the coding sequence ATGTTCAAAGACGTCAAGACCTCTGCCTACAGTTCTCGTTTCCAAACCCCCTtcaggagaagaagagagggTAAGACCGACTACTACCAAAGAAAGAGATTGGTCGCTCAGCACAAGGCCAAGTACAGCTCTCCAAAGTACAGATTGGTGGTCAGATTCACCAACAAGGACATCATCTGCCAGATTGTCTCCTCCACCATCACTGGTGACATTGTCTTGGTCGCTGCCTACTCCCATGAGTTGCCAAGATACGGTATCACGCACGGTTTGACCAACTGGTCCGCCGCTTACGCCACCGGTTTGTTGATTGCCAGAAGAGCTTTGCAGAAGTTGGGCTTGGACGAGACCTACAAGGGTGTCGAGGAGGTCGAAGGTGAATACCAATTGACCGAGGCTGTCGAGGACGGTCCAAGACCATTCAAGGTCTTCTTGGACATTGGTTTGCAAAGAACCACCACCGGTGCCAGAGTCTTCGGTGCCCTAAAGGGTGCCTCCGACGGTGGTTTGTACATTCCTCACTCCGAGAACAGATTCCCAGGTTGGGACTTTGAAGCCGAGGAGTTGGACGCCGACATGTTGAGAAACTACATCTTCGGTGGTCACGTCGCCGAGTACATGGAAGAATTGGccgatgacgatgaagagaGATTCGGTGAATTGTTCAAGGGTTACTTGGCCGACGACATCGACGCTGACGCTTTGGAAGACATCTACAGCTCCGCTCACGAAGCCATCAGAGCCGACCCATCCTTCAAGCCAACTGAAAAGAAGTTCACCAAGGAACAGTACGCTGCTGAgtccaagaagttcaagCAATACAAGTTGACCAAGGAGGAGAGAGACGCCCGTGTTGCCGCCAAGATCGCTGCTTTGGCCGGTCAACAGTAA
- the ODC1 gene encoding mitochondrial 2-oxodicarboxylate carrier (similar to Saccharomyces cerevisiae ODC2 (YOR222W) and ODC1 (YPL134C); ancestral locus Anc_8.644) gives MSAAGKEGAVKAPLPFGYQFIAGAVAGVSELLVMYPLDVVKTRMQLQSSVRGGAGGGEVYSGLVDCLSKIIKREGARTLYRGISSPILMEAPKRATKFAFNEKFQKLYANVVGLAPGKTNQAISILAGASAGITEAFVIVPFELVKVRCQDAAAKVNGPMEVLKAIVKKDGVLGLYNGLEATVWRHALWNSGYFGIIFQVRKLLPAAKSKSEKVRNDLLAGTVGGTMGCIFNTPFDVVKSRIQSSGNSVVDPADATKTIKKYNWSVPAVKTIYKEEGFSALYKGFVPKIARLGPGGGILLIVFGTVTEFFEKMRE, from the coding sequence ATGTCTGCTGCTGGGAAAGAGGGTGCTGTGAAGGCGCCGCTGCCGTTCGGGTACCAGTTTATCGCCGGGGCGGTGGCCGGCGTGTCCGAGTTGCTCGTGATGTACCCGCTGGACGTGGTGAAGACGCGGATGCAGTTGCAGTCGTCTGTGCGGGGCGGCGCTGGCGGGGGGGAGGTGTACAGTGGGCTGGTGGACTGTCTGAGCAAGATCATCAAGCGCGAGGGTGCCCGCACGCTGTACAGGGGTATCTCTTCGCCGATTCTGATGGAGGCCCCCAAGAGGGCGACGAAGTTTGCCTTTAACGAGAAGTTCCAGAAGTTGTATGCCAACGTTGTTGGATTAGCACCTGGGAAGACGAACCAGGCGATTTCGATTCTCGCGGGGGCCAGTGCTGGGATCACTGAGGCGTTTGTGATCGTGCCCTTCGAGCTCGTGAAAGTGCGGTGCCAGGACGCAGCAGCGAAAGTGAACGGACCCATGGAGGTGCTCAAAGCCATTGTGAAGAAGGACGGTGTGCTAGGGTTGTACAACGGGCTCGAGGCTACCGTTTGGAGACACGCGCTGTGGAATTCGGGCTACTTCGGGATTATCTTCCAAGTGCGGAAGTTACTCCCAGCTGCGAAATCCAAATCGGAGAAAGTACGTAACGACTTACTTGCTGGGACTGTAGGTGGTACCATGGGGTGTATTTTCAACACCCCCTTCGATGTCGTGAAGTCCCGGATCCAGAGCAGCGGGAACTCCGTGGTGGACCCTGCAGACGCAACAAAGACGATCAAGAAGTACAACTGGTCAGTCCCCGCTGTGAAGACAATCTACAAAGAGGAAGGGTTTTCCGCACTGTACAAGGGGTTCGTCCCCAAGATTGCAAGACTGGGACCGGGTGGTGGGATCCTGCTCATCGTGTTCGGTACAGTGACcgagttcttcgagaaaatGCGAGAGTGA
- the SPP1 gene encoding Spp1p (similar to Saccharomyces cerevisiae SPP1 (YPL138C); ancestral locus Anc_8.650), which yields MSSLLPAWCPPYSSTKVDPVTGVDVYCICKKPDEGELMVGCDGCDDWFHFNCMKIPTKYQKLVSHFYCPYCQAGITGQNRDSESELPRTLWKKKCRVELCYEPCMHESKYCSEEHGMEYVKGMVDKLNLTGTKDGDKRLLRSMVHSSNGSADKFSNLGGAHYIDDDIPPEAMDKGLFDTLLTNDSKLNDLLQSLQECKLKTYPELKQKLESLQSYIAFLDKLNEKLNEQGPDTEPIANLEAERKTTKSRKGKKKSSKQNRALAKKTICGYTPDFDREHPSVKSFLFEYHTAVAASGSEKEPKPPVLHDICIKMKCVRHADWAVICMDQLKQQMRSLESYKERLDLLVKTRKRQLHLQYYQQLADQLPAKAAEDTTPQEITSTPEQPDEAVATQQHHQHQHPQST from the coding sequence ATGTCGTCTCTGTTACCGGCATGGTGCCCCCCTTACTCCAGTACGAAAGTGGATCCTGTTACGGGAGTGGACGTTTACTGTATCTGCAAGAAACCCGATGAAGGCGAGCTGATGGTCGGTTGTGACGGCTGCGATGATTGGTTCCACTTCAATTGCATGAAGATTCCGACAAAGTACCAGAAGCTTGTTTCGCACTTCTATTGCCCGTACTGTCAAGCCGGCATCACGGGGCAAAACCGTGATTCCGAGAGCGAGCTGCCTCGgactctttggaagaagaagtgcAGGGTAGAGCTGTGCTATGAACCCTGCATGCATGAAAGCAAGTACTGTTCTGAGGAACACGGTATGGAGTACGTGAAGGGGATGGTCGACAAACTGAACTTAACTGGGACGAAAGACGGGGACAAGCGACTGCTCAGGTCCATGGTTCATTCTTCCAATGGCAGTGCCGATAAGTTTTCGAATCTTGGGGGAGCTCATTACATAGATGACGATATCCCACCGGAGGCAATGGACAAGGGATTGTTTGATACGCTGCTTACCAACGACTCGAAATTGAATGACCTGTTACAGAGTTTACAAGAGTGTAAATTGAAGACGTACCCTGAATTAAAGCAAAAACTGGAATCCCTTCAGAGTTACATTGCGTTTTTAGACAAGTTGaacgagaaactgaacgaGCAGGGACCAGATACAGAACCAATTGCGAACTTGGAGGCAGAACGCAAGACTACAAAGTCCAGAAAGGGCAAAAAGAAATCCAGCAAACAAAACAGAGCGCTTGCGAAGAAGACCATATGCGGATACACTCCCGACTTCGACCGAGAACACCCATCCGTAAAAAGCTTCCTGTTCGAGTACCACACTGCTGTCGCCGCTTCCGGCAGCGAGAAGGAACCAAAACCGCCAGTTCTCCACGACATTTGCATCAAAATGAAATGCGTCAGGCACGCAGACTGGGCGGTGATCTGCATGGACCAACTGAAGCAGCAGATGAGGTCTCTCGAGAGCTACAAAGAGAGGCTGGACTTGCTGGTAAAGACACGAAAGAGACAGCTGCATCTACAGTACTACCAGCAATTGGCGGACCAGTTGCCCGCGAAAGCGGCAGAAGACACGACACCACAAGAGATAACAAGCACGCCGGAGCAACCGGACGAGGCAGTAGCTACCCAGCAGCATCACCAGCATCAGCATCCACAGTCTACTTAA
- the RDS2 gene encoding gluconeogenesis transcription factor RDS2 (similar to Saccharomyces cerevisiae RDS2 (YPL133C); ancestral locus Anc_8.642): MSSHGSRENGERRGKPPKSCIFCRRSHVVCSGERPCALCIKRDIAHLCSTEEPRSTGAGAGAAGTIAGETASNLLIPQSFVSQNVGSEFSSLNEFLSILEDPMTDVPMSDALPGDTDATITSPPAPAAMPVTAPTEEQQHAAAAREQFFLTAADPSIEMTPEDRLKLVINAKLEAGLLKPYDYAAGYTRLQEYMDGHMSGPSRQRILKPLSSIRPAFRSIARSLKDVDLVLVEESFERMLLGYDRVFTSMSMPACLWRRTGEIYRANKEFARLVHCTVDELREGRHAIYELMSEESAVNFWEKYGSIAFDKGQKAVLTSCKLRAVRDNGEGTHCCFSFTIRRDRYNIPVCIVGNFIPIPR, translated from the coding sequence ATGAGCAGCCACGGATCGCGGGAGAACGGTGAACGCAGGGGCAAGCCGCCCAAATCGTGCATCTTCTGTCGGCGGTCGCACGTTGTGTGCAGTGGTGAGCGACCGTGTGCGCTGTGTATCAAGCGGGACATTGCGCATCTGTGTAGTACGGAGGAGCCGCGTTCTACTGGGGCAGGGGCAGGGGCAGCCGGGACCATTGCTGGGGAGACCGCAAGCAATCTGCTGATACCGCAGTCGTTTGTGTCACAGAACGTAGGATCCGAGTTCAGTTCATTGAACGAGTTTCTGTCGATACTTGAAGATCCGATGACGGATGTGCCGATGTCTGATGCACTTCCTGGTGACACAGACGCTACGATAACTTCACCCCCGGCACCCGCAGCAATGCCAGTCACGGCCCCCACGGAGGAGCAACAGCACGCTGCTGCCGCGCGGGAACAGTTCTTCCTCACTGCTGCTGACCCGTCGATCGAGATGACCCCGGAGGACCGGCTGAAGTTAGTGATCAATGCGAAGTTGGAGGCCGGTTTGTTGAAACCTTACGACTACGCGGCCGGGTACACGCGGCTACAGGAGTACATGGACGGCCACATGAGCGGACCCTCTCGGCAGCGGATCCTAAAACCCTTGAGCTCGATCCGCCCGGCGTTCCGGAGCATCGCGCGATCGTTGAAGGACGTGGACTTGGTGCTCGTGGAGGAGAGTTTCGAGCGGATGTTGCTCGGGTACGACCGGGTGTTCACGTCGATGAGCATGCCCGCGTGCCTGTGGCGGCGCACTGGGGAGATATACCGAGCGAACAAAGAGTTCGCACGGCTGGTGCACTGCACGGTGGACGAGTTGCGCGAAGGCCGGCACGCGATCTACGAGCTGATGTCTGAGGAGAGCGCGGTGAATTTCTGGGAGAAGTACGGCTCCATTGCGTTCGACAAGGGCCAGAAGGCCGTGCTGACAAGTTGCAAGCTGCGAGCAGTCAGGGACAACGGAGAGGGCACCCATTGCTGCTTCAGCTTCACGATCCGGCGCGACCGCTACAACATCCCAGTCTGCATCGTCGGCAACTTCATACCGATCCCACGGTGA
- the PEX10 gene encoding ubiquitin-protein ligase peroxin 10 (similar to Saccharomyces cerevisiae PEX10 (YDR265W); ancestral locus Anc_5.628), translated as MECSMTGTHALPFADAASIVQSRQKDEQIEDILIKKFTNVLQALKGQLFTNMHPTGIARATKFIYLLITTLRGVSTLGEEYVDILYVNRSGRGLPKRYSRLLFILSTFLGPYALAKLTKRLRKGDDEGNMNLTSVFDGMIDFLLQFHLMTFYVKGSYYNVFKRIFGLRYAIGHKVDSAEGKMREQNAHTYKILGYVVLIQSVSKGIPIIKELLKTRHKSEPQINENGVLTEKPQTTISKISLRDPEVMPFISGPSRDCTLCLLPMTNPSCAPCGHTYCWDCLFKWCNERPECPLCRQTCAPQQILMLRQ; from the coding sequence ATGGAATGCAGTATGACTGGGACACATGCATTACCCTTTGCAGATGCAGCATCCATTGTCCAGTCGAGACAGAAGGATGAACAGATTGAAGATATCCTTATAAAGAAGTTTACGAATGTGCTGCAAGCTTTGAAGGGCCAACTATTTACTAACATGCACCCAACTGGTATAGCAAGAGCGACAAAGTTCATATACCTACTGATCACTACATTAAGAGGTGTTTCGACCCTGGGGGAGGAGTACGTTGATATATTGTACGTGAATCGGAGCGGCAGAGGGCTTCCAAAGCGGTATAGTCGGCTGCTCTTTATTCTGTCCACGTTTCTAGGCCCGTACGCACTTGCAAAACTAACCAAGAGACTCAGAAAGGGTGATGATGAAGGCAATATGAATCTGACGAGTGTCTTTGACGGCATGATTGATTTCTTGCTTCAGTTTCATTTGATGACATTTTACGTAAAGGGTTCCTACTACAATGTGTTCAAGAGAATATTTGGGCTCCGGTACGCCATCGGGCACAAAGTGGACTCTGCTGAAGGCAAGATGAGAGAGCAGAATGCACACACCTATAAAATTCTGGGGTATGTTGTGCTGATTCAGAGTGTCAGTAAGGGTATTCCGATAATAAAGGAGCTTCTAAAGACGCGGCACAAATCTGAGCCTCAGATTAACGAAAATGGAGTGCTAACAGAGAAACCGCAAACGACAATTTCTAAAATATCCTTACGTGACCCTGAAGTGATGCCATTCATTTCGGGGCCATCTCGAGATTGTACATTGTGTCTTTTGCCGATGACGAACCCAAGTTGTGCACCGTGTGGACATACGTACTGCTGGGACTGCCTCTTTAAATGGTGCAACGAAAGACCAGAGTGTCCTTTGTGTCGACAAACGTGTGCACCGCAACAAATCCTCATGTTGAGACAGTAA
- the GIP3 gene encoding protein phosphatase regulator GIP3 (similar to Saccharomyces cerevisiae YOR227W and GIP3 (YPL137C); ancestral locus Anc_8.648) yields MVSLNDVMVKRGEGRQGDTAEGGVTSGDFLGAKKVKRSVSLSTENKPAAVGKKSLFGTLFGGGGKRQTGEDAQIVTATAVESSSSSSSPSLSSLPSPSPSPTTETRINASLGKVALKRVAFSVDKFTGDPPQQLPSRNPKKGNVLIPHEMVSEVPSISLGISTSLPQDTNETQITRDSKEYKQAVANYDVMVNEAKVHQREAHYAAKRIADEVATFKYNDDNKSSDNGNGNVTAESPINTAGLEIDMPIHMHEHYFEATPPEDELTLDVVYTRCCHLREILPIPSTLRQVRGKTAPLQVLKFLNAKPTLIDCLSFCDFLQITPINTIVFDNVNLSSEMFRILIKSLAQSKVLEKLSLRNVIIDKENWTLLCKFLLRNKSIVKLDLSQTHTKFKTTDYLGNKLQPQDPLALRHNLDWGLFSNVLVNRRGKPIEELLLNGVKFSQLPNTDMFESVLTALKGQPCATSSAVKIRLGLATSEISLDCIKTVFTWMSGTGGKFQIQGVDLSHNDLSSYIKPMVGRLSSLQYNNLEYFTLNNTQLLKGYDLALILKYLSKLPNLVFLDLGNLPQLFPDILPYIYKYLPRFMSLKRIHLDNNNLTYRQMAVVSNVLMKCKSLKHISITQPSFRIESESVSTLNLADCQESFSPPQERRPFGKNALWFTFYNLVKTCPNLVGLDINYEEMPEEIQSRIAICLMRNMNRAMDSTFQLDELTSQDDLLFDGNLVTASAEDVLKKLSLLNIDEFNKVCDQKGEASKNKDASAKRYLLKKYFENLQKVHESVLHKIDSMFEKRNTGELTLTEKENLLRFLLLEKNLSHIFELLNNTPQMATVLNSLKLKVPHIQNKHFQSSQQVGSNADIALSPPEVLEARPHLMATDSGKTIDCSTGKPVLFRRSSGTLVHSKEQEVEEGELHKWGFYVQQQRSIYPANNNEPQSDSTVQTSSVSLPSMLTAASSSPESPTTPTAQQQIPQPKTLITKIPSGQELRSAIIKAKGIDSIEELIHNVSDEQVELQTIYGDSVQCSKVTEAYDKLLNDISVNRAR; encoded by the coding sequence ATGGTGTCCCTGAACGACGTGATGGTGAAACGCGGTGAGGGAAGGCAGGGGGACACCGCAGAGGGTGGTGTCACGAGTGGCGACTTCCTAGGGGCTAAGAAGGTCAAGAGAAGTGTGTCGTTGAGTACGGAGAACAAACCAGCCGCCGTGGGGAAGAAATCACTGTTTGGTACGTTgtttggtggtggtgggaaGAGACAGACTGGCGAGGATGCACAGATTGTCACTGCAACTGCAGTAGaatcgtcgtcgtcgtcgtcgtcaccCTCATTGTCCTCGTTACCGTCCCCATCTCCATCACCAACGACGGAAACACGAATCAATGCCTCGCTAGGGAAGGTCGCCTTGAAGCGAGTCGCATTCAGCGTGGATAAGTTTACGGGGGACCCGCCGCAGCAGTTGCCCTCGAGGAACCCGAAGAAGGGGAACGTCCTGATCCCGCACGAGATGGTCAGCGAAGTGCCGTCCATTTCACTAGGGATCTCAACGAGCCTACCGCAGGACACCAACGAAACACAGATCACAAGGGACTCAAAGGAGTACAAACAAGCAGTGGCAAACTACGACGTCATGGTCAATGAGGCAAAGGTCCACCAACGGGAGGCACACTACGCGGCAAAGAGAATCGCAGATGAAGTTGCAACTTTTAAATACAACGATGACAATAAGAGCAGCGACAACGGCAACGGCAACGTAACAGCGGAGTCGCCCATAAACACAGCAGGACTTGAGATCGATATGCCCATACACATGCACGAACACTACTTTGAGGCAACCCCACCGGAGGATGAGCTGACTTTGGACGTCGTATACACACGGTGTTGCCATCTGAGAGAGATCTTGCCCATCCCATCCACGCTCCGGCAAGTGAGGGGAAAAACGGCACCGCTGCAGGTgctcaaatttttgaacgCAAAACCAACACTTATCGACTGTCTCTCCTTCTGCGACTTCTTACAAATCACCCCCATCAACACTATTGTGTTCGACAATGTCAACTTAAGCAGCGAAATGTTCCGGATCCTGATCAAGTCCCTGGCACAGTCAAAGGTGTTAGAGAAACTCAGTTTGAGGAACGTCATCATAGACAAAGAAAACTGGACACTTCTGTGTAAGTTCCTTCTCAGGAACAAATCAATTGTGAAATTGGACCTCTCGCAAACACAcaccaaattcaaaacaacAGACTACTTGGGGAACAAACTACAACCACAGGACCCGCTCGCACTGCGACACAATCTCGACTGGGGGTTATTCAGCAACGTACTGGTCAACAGGAGGGGCAAACCCATCGAGGAACTTCTCCTAAACGGTGTCAAGTTTAGCCAACTGCCAAATACGGACATGTTCGAGTCAGTACTGACCGCATTGAAGGGCCAGCCTTGTGCCACATCTTCTGCGGTGAAAATACGCCTTGGACTGGCCACCTCAGAAATATCCCTCGATTGCATCAAAACTGTGTTCACCTGGATGTCAGGAACTGGAGGAAAGTTCCAAATACAAGGTGTCGACCTCTCTCATAACGACCTCTCAAGCTACATCAAACCTATGGTCGGTAGGTTATCGTCCCTGCAATACAATAATCTGGAGTACTTTACTTTGAATAACACACAACTCTTAAAGGGGTACGACCTAGCACTGATATTGAAGTACCTCTCGAAGTTGCCCAATTTGGTCTTTTTGGACTTGGGTAACCTCCCGCAGTTGTTCCCGGATATCTTGCCTTACATCTACAAATATCTGCCCCGGTTCATGAGTCTGAAGAGAATCCACctcgacaacaacaacctcaCGTACAGGCAGATGGCTGTTGTTTCCAACGTTTTGATGAAATGCAAATCCCTCAAACATATTTCAATCACACAACCATCGTTCAGAATAGAATCCGAATCGGTGAGCACACTAAATCTGGCGGATTGTCAGGAGTCCTTCTCGCCACCACAAGAGAGGAGACCGTTTGGGAAGAACGCGCTGTGGTTCACCTTCTACAACTTGGTGAAAACGTGCCCCAACCTAGTTGGGCTCGACATCAACTACGAAGAGATGCCAGAGGAGATCCAATCTCGGATTGCCATTTGTCTGATGAGGAATATGAACAGAGCAATGGATTCCACGTTTCAGTTGGACGAACTGACCTCACAGGACGATCTGCTTTTCGATGGTAATCTTGTGACCGCCTCTGCAGAGGACGTCCTAAAGAAGTTATCCCTCTTAAACATCGACGAATTCAATAAAGTGTGCGACCAGAAGGGCGAGGCTTCCAAGAATAAAGACGCAAGCGCAAAGAGATacctgttgaagaaatacTTTGAGAACCTGCAGAAAGTCCACGAGAGCGTGTTGCACAAAATCGATTCCATGTTCGAGAAGCGGAACACGGGCGAGCTCACTCTCACGGAGAAGGAAAACTTGCTGAGGTTCCTGCTGCTGGAAAAAAACCTGTCTCATATCTTCGAACTGTTGAACAACACGCCGCAGATGGCAACCGTCctcaactctttgaaactgaaGGTCCCACACATCCAAAACAAGCATTTCCAATCTTCGCAACAGGTGGGATCGAATGCGGATATCGCGCTGTCACCGCCTGAGGTGCTGGAGGCGCGCCCCCATTTGATGGCAACAGATTCTGGTAAGACAATCGACTGTTCAACGGGTAAACCCGTGTTATTCCGTCGCAGCTCAGGGACATTGGTCCACAGCAAGGAGCAGGAGGTCGAGGAAGGTGAATTGCATAAATGGGGGTTCTACGTCCAGCAGCAAAGATCGATCTACCCAGCGAATAACAATGAACCGCAATCGGACTCGACGGTGCAAACGAGCAGTGTATCGCTGCCAAGCATGTTAACGGCGGCCAGCTCATCACCAGAATCTCCAACTACGCCGACCGCTCAGCAACAAATTCCTCAGCCGAAGACATTGATCACTAAGATACCATCGGGCCAAGAGCTGCGTTCCGCTATTATAAAGGCGAAAGGTATCGACTCCATTGAGGAACTGATCCATAATGTCAGCGACGAACAAGTAGAATTGCAAACAATCTACGGTGATTCGGTACAGTGCTCAAAAGTCACGGAGGCATACGACAAGTTACTAAACGATATATCTGTCAACAGAGCGCGTTAG
- the COX11 gene encoding Cox11p (similar to Saccharomyces cerevisiae COX11 (YPL132W); ancestral locus Anc_8.641): MLRAGAFLFPRCKSGPLQRSVTNTVRGFRSSRSTLLEGSSQGPPKFDISKLSREDISRLRNFRISQQRQRKQRSIALYFTSIAIFFVGLTYAALPLYRAICARTGWGGIPITDRRKFTDDKLIPVDTGRRIRVSFTSEVSQILPWKFSPQQREVYVLPGETALAFYKAKNKSDKDIIGMATYSITPGEAAPYFNKIQCFCFEEQKLAAGEEIDMPVFFFIDPDFASDPAMRNIDDIILHYTFFRAHYGDGTAVSEAVAKGEPLTKDETDRMLSNAQMLSPAVVDTRSK; encoded by the coding sequence ATGCTACGCGCCGGTGCATTTTTGTTCCCGCGGTGCAAAAGCGGGCCCCTGCAGAGATCCGTCACGAACACGGTCCGAGGGTTCCGCAGCAGCCGTTCCACGTTGCTCGAGGGCAGCTCCCAGGGACCGCCGAAGTTCGACATATCAAAGCTGTCCCGGGAGGACATCTCGCGGCTGCGCAACTTCCGAATAtcgcagcagcggcagcgcAAGCAGCGGTCGATCGCGCTGTACTTCACCAGTATCGCGATATTCTTCGTCGGACTCACGTACGCGGCGCTGCCCCTGTACAGGGCCATCTGTGCGAGAACAGGATGGGGCGGGATACCCATCACTGACCGGCGGAAATTCACAGACGATAAGCTGATCCCAGTGGACACTGGGAGACGAATCAGGGTATCCTTCACAAGCGAGGTCTCGCAGATCCTCCCCTGGAAGTTTTCCCCACAGCAGCGAGAGGTGTACGTGCTCCCGGGGGAGACAGCTCTTGCGTTCTACAAGGCGAAGAATAAGAGCGACAAGGACATCATTGGGATGGCGACGTACAGCATCACCCCTGGCGAGGCTGCTCCgtacttcaacaagatcCAGTGTTTTTGCTTCGAGGAGCAGAAACTCGCCGCGGGCGAGGAGATCGATATGCccgtcttcttcttcatcgacCCGGACTTTGCGTCAGACCCAGCAATGCGCAACATAGACGACATCATACTCCACTACACTTTCTTCAGGGCCCACTACGGCGACGGTACGGCGGTCTCTGAGGCTGTGGCCAAGGGCGAACCTTTGACAAAAGACGAGACGGACAGAATGCTCTCAAATGCACAGATGTTGTCGCCGGCGGTTGTAGATACGAGATCCAAATAG